In the Streptomyces spororaveus genome, CGCGGCGAGCACCGGGTCGGGGGCCTCGGTCCGTACCTCGTCGCCGTCTTCGCCCTCTTGGGGGGAGACGGCGGGTTCCGGGGCGGGCGGCGGGGGCTCCTCGGCGGTGTAGCCGGTCCTGACGACGGTCGCGATCAGGTCGGCGACCTGTACGTCACCGGTGTAGGAGACGCGGGCCTTCTCGGTGGCGTAGTTCACCGAGGCTTCGACGCCGTCCATCCGGTTGAGCTTCTTCTCGATGCGGGCGGCGCAGGAGGCGCAGGTCATCCCGCCGATCGAGAGTTCGACCGCCGTTATCGGTCCGTCGTGCACAGTGCTGCTGCTCATGTTCCGGCTCCAGGGGGATGGCCGGGCCGTACGGGACCAGTATGAGCTGGCCGGCACGGCCCGGCAGGGTGCCGCGGGGCTGCCGCGGGTGCCGTGCGGGTGGGGCGCGCCGCTCAGGCCTGTCCGGCGAACTCGTAGCCGGCCTCGTCCACGGCGGCGCGGACGTCCTCGTCCGCGAGCGGGGCGGCGGAGACCACGGTGACCTCGCCGGTCGCGGCGACGGCCTTGACCGTGCTGACGCCCGGGAGGGCGGAGATCTCGGCGGTCACCGCGCCCTCGCAGTGCCCGCAGGTCATGCCGGTCACCCGGTAGACGGTGGTGGTCTGGGTGTCCGTCTCGGCGGTCATGTCGTTCTCCTCTTCAGGGGCGTGTGCCGGTCACCGGGAGGGCGGCCGATGGGCTCCGCCGTCCTCCCGACCCTTCGAGACTATACCCCTAGGGGGTATCAAGGCGAGCGACGGCTCCCACTGTTTCGATCCTGAGGGGAAAACGGGGCGGTGGGGGCGAACTGTATGTAAATGGCCGATACGGATCACCCGATGGGCGCGCGGGGGTGCCGGGGCGGTGCGGGCCGGGCGGGTCGGCCGGGCGGGTCAGTGCGGGGGAGCCGTGGTGATCATCGGCTCCAGGTAGCGCAGCAGGACGGTCTTGAGCTCGGCCGTGTAGGCGGCGCGCTCGTCGCCCTCGTGCGCCAGGATCAGGTCGAGCGACGACTTGAAGATGCCCAGGATCATGTTCGAGGTGTGGGTGATCTCGTGGGCCGCGGCCTGGGGGCAGAAGTCGCGCAGGACGGTCTCGATGCGGGTGAGCAGGCCGGTGTGCAGCTCCTCGTGCTCCTGGGCGATGCCGGGGACGCCGGTGCCGTGCATGAGGGCCCAGAAGGCCGGGTTCTCGCAGTTGAAGGCGATGACCGGGTCGAGGACGGCGTCGAGCAGCTCGGGCAGGGGGCGCTGGAGGTTCTCCGGGCTGAAGGCCTGTCCGTGCGTCTCGTGCGCGCGCTGGAGCAGCTGGCCGCCGAGCTCGATCGCGATGGCCTCCTTGTTGGGGAAGTACTGGTAGAGGGTGCCCGGCGACACGCCCGCCTCGCGGGCGATGGCGTTGGTGCTGGCCGAGGCGTAGCCGGTACGGCAGAACACCCCGGCGGCGGCCGCCAGTAGCTGGGAGATCCGGCGTTCGCCGCGGGCCTGGCGGCGGCGCGGAGGGGCGGCGGTGCCGGTGTCGGCGGCGGTGGTCGTGGCCGTTGCTGCGGCGGCAGGGCTCTTGGTCCCTTTTTCGGAGTTTTTGCCCATGCGTGTCCCCGGCATGTCCAATCCCCTGCTTCCCGTGGGTGATTGACAAACACGAGAGATCGCTCGCATTCTTGAGAAACGCGAGCGACTGCTCGTGTTTGCCAGTCTAAGTGGCCTGGCAATCACGGTGAAGGGGACACCGAGTCATGTCCGAAGTCAAGAAACCGCCGTCCTCCGGGACGGACGCGGGGTGGACCCGGTTCGTCACGGCCCGGCCGCGGCTCACGCTGCTGCTCGCCCTGCTGGTCACGGCCCTGGCCGTGGTCGCGGGCGGCGGCGTCGCCGACCGGCTGGGAAGCGGCGGCTGGGAGGACCCGGGCGCCCAGTCCACCTACGCCACGAAGGCCCTGGAACGGGAGTTCCCGGACTCCGAGCCCAATCTGCTCCTGCTCGTCGACGCCGGGGAGGGCACCACCGGGGTCGACGACCCCGCCGTCGCCGCCGAGGCCGAGCGGCTCGCCACCGCACTCGCCGCCGAACGGGGGGTCGTCGGCGTCGGCTCGTACTGGCGCACCCGGCAGCCCGCACTGCGTTCCGAGGACGGCCGACAGGCACTCGTCGTCGCCCGCGTCCAGGGCGACGAGAAGACGGCCACCGCGGCCCTGGACCGCATGGCCCCGCACTTCGAGGGCGAGCACGGCCCGGTGCGCGTGTCCCTCGGCGGCCCCGCGGCGGTCCAGCGCGAAGTCACCCGGACCATCCAGGAGGACCTGCTGCGCGCCGAGCTG is a window encoding:
- a CDS encoding heavy-metal-associated domain-containing protein, producing the protein MTAETDTQTTTVYRVTGMTCGHCEGAVTAEISALPGVSTVKAVAATGEVTVVSAAPLADEDVRAAVDEAGYEFAGQA
- a CDS encoding TetR/AcrR family transcriptional regulator encodes the protein MGKNSEKGTKSPAAAATATTTAADTGTAAPPRRRQARGERRISQLLAAAAGVFCRTGYASASTNAIAREAGVSPGTLYQYFPNKEAIAIELGGQLLQRAHETHGQAFSPENLQRPLPELLDAVLDPVIAFNCENPAFWALMHGTGVPGIAQEHEELHTGLLTRIETVLRDFCPQAAAHEITHTSNMILGIFKSSLDLILAHEGDERAAYTAELKTVLLRYLEPMITTAPPH